One Alcaligenes ammonioxydans DNA segment encodes these proteins:
- a CDS encoding response regulator transcription factor, whose product MWNCLLIEDDRDNARYLVNGLSELGYSVVASHDGVSGLENAMKEIWDVIILDRMLPNHVDGLSILFTLRSLGKKVPVLVLSALSGVDDKVDGLKAGGDDYLIKPFSFQELAARLHALIRRSTDNAEIRSVQIDDLVMNIRTQTITRAGVVLELQPREIKLLSYLMMNSHKILTRTMLLEVVWGYNFDPQSNVVDVLVSRLRRKVDREGIPPLIHTIRGRGYVLSDKASVDGIRLKRSDD is encoded by the coding sequence ATGTGGAATTGCTTATTGATCGAAGATGACCGCGACAACGCCCGCTATTTGGTAAATGGTTTGTCCGAACTGGGCTACTCGGTTGTCGCTAGTCACGACGGCGTATCCGGTTTGGAAAATGCCATGAAAGAGATATGGGACGTCATTATTCTGGATCGCATGCTTCCCAATCATGTAGATGGCCTTTCCATTCTTTTCACCTTGCGATCATTAGGAAAAAAAGTCCCCGTTCTGGTATTGAGTGCTTTATCAGGAGTGGACGACAAAGTGGATGGTTTAAAAGCGGGCGGGGATGATTATTTAATCAAGCCTTTTTCCTTTCAGGAGCTGGCTGCCCGCTTGCATGCCTTGATCCGCCGCAGCACAGATAATGCAGAAATCAGAAGTGTGCAGATTGATGATCTGGTGATGAACATTCGTACACAGACAATCACCCGCGCAGGGGTCGTGCTGGAGCTGCAACCGCGCGAAATCAAACTCCTGTCCTACCTGATGATGAACAGTCACAAAATCCTGACCCGCACCATGCTGCTGGAAGTGGTCTGGGGTTACAACTTCGACCCGCAATCGAATGTGGTGGATGTGCTGGTCAGCCGCCTGCGGCGCAAAGTGGACAGGGAAGGCATTCCACCTCTGATTCATACGATACGCGGTCGCGGCTATGTACTCAGCGACAAGGCTAGCGTTGACGGGATCAGGCTGAAACGCAGCGATGATTGA